The sequence CGGCACGTACGATGTCAAGCCGAAAAGCGCACTGGCAAAGGACACAGCATACCGACTGATCATCGCACCTGGGATTTGGCCCGCATTCGGCAATCTGCCGTCGAGCGTTCGCTACGTCGCGCGGGTGCGGACATTTAGCCCGCTCGCGCTCGAATGGTCCGGGTACAACGGGGGGGCAAGCGATCGATATCGCGCGACCCAGCGCTTCGCACAAGGCACGCCGGCGGTCCGATTCAACAACGCCGTGGACCCCGATTCGGCAAGGCGGGCGATTCAGATCTTGCCGGCACCGACGCCCCGTCATGGGACTTCGGACGCATTTGAGTTCGGCGGACAGAACATAACGCTCGATCCCTGGGCGCTCAAACCTGCCACGAAGTACACGGTCACAATCGGTGCCGGGCTCAAAGACGTGTGGGGTCAAACACTCGGTAAGGCGATCACCCTGACCTTCACGACAAGCGACATCGCGGCGGATTTCTCGACCATTGCGGGCTGGCGCGTCTACCCCGCGACGCTCGGATTCAAGCTTCCGGCCAATGTCATCAGTTTGCCGAACGATGCGTATCAGGATTCGTTCAACCCGCTTGCCGCGACAACGCTCGTCTATGCGATGTACGACGGGATGCCGATGTACGACTGGAACAACCCCGGTGTCTCACCGCGCGGCCTTCCAAGCATCATGACCTGGCCGGATCTCACCGCCGCGGGCTCCCGAAACACGCAGACCGCGCTTGACCTCGATCTTAGTCGTCATCTGGGCTCACAGTACGGCGTCCTCGCGTACGGCATGTCGGCAAAGATACCCGGTACGCTCTACGATATGCCCGACTCCCGCGTGGTCACGTTCGGCCGCATCAACGTGACCAATCTCGGTGCATTCGTGCAGATCATGCCCGGCGAAGCGATAGCGCTCGTGCATAGGCTTAGCGACGGAGCGCCGGTCGCGGGAGCGCGTGTGGACCTGTATATCAGACGGAACAGCATGACGGCGAAGCCGCCGACGCCTTGCGCTACGTTCCTCACCGACGGCGATGGCGTCGGGCGCATCGACGCGCGCTACGCCCGCCGATGCGCGCCGTGGCACGATGTGCAGCGCGGCGAAGAATCGTGGGGACCGGCGATGCTCGCGGTGGTACGCGCCGGAAGCGATTGGACCGTCGCCGATCTTGGAACGGGCGAATACGGGTCGGATCCGTTCAACTTCGGTTGGGACTCGCAGCCGATCCGCTCGCTTGGCTCTCTGTTCTCGGATCGCGGTCTTTACCAACCCGGCGAGAAAGCATCGTTCGAAGGCTACGCGTTCTACTTGCAGGACGGAGCGTTGCATCGCGATGAGGGAACCCGATACGCCCTTCAGCTTCGCTATCCCGATGGCACGACGCACGATCTCGGCAACCGCACCACGGACGATTTCGGCATGTTCGCCGTTGACACGGTCGTGCCGGCAAGCGCCGACGTGGGGAACTACACTCTGACCGCCACCAGCCCAGCTGGAGTCGCGCTGACGTGCGATATCACCGTCGCCGAATTCAAGGCGCCGAATTTCAAAGTGGAGCTGTCCGTCGATAAGCCGATCGTCGTCGCGGGCGGAACCGTCACGGCCGCAGGACAGAGTGACTACCTCTTCGGTCAGCCGGTCGACGGCGCGCGGACGAGCCTGAACGTCACGCGATCGCAGACGCAGTTCGTGCCGCACGGCTGGGAGACTGCTCCCTATTCGTGGGGGCCGCAATATTATCCAATGCCGGCGCCGACTCCATCGAATGGAGTATTGGCGACCACCGGCACGACAAACGCGCTTGGCGCGATGCTGCAGACAATCCGGGTCGCGAACGATCTCCCGTTCCCGATGTCGTACAACGCCGAACTGACAGTGAGCGATGCGTCGAACCTCGCAGTAGCGGCGCACGTTTCATTTGATGCACTGCCGACGCCGATTCAGATCGGTATGAACGCCGACTATCTCGTGGCCGCCGGTAAACCGATGCGCGTCGCGATCGTCGCGACGGATATCGCGGGCACGCAACTCGCAGGTCGCAGCGTCCGCGTGACGCTCTCGAAGATCGCGTGGGATAAGAACGACCGAGCGTATCTGGTGTCCGGACCGGAAGCGCGGATCACGACGCCTGCGACGCAAAGCGCTCAGGCGCAGCTCATCCCAAAATCGCCTGGTTGGTATCGCCTCTCCGCGAATATCGAGGGCGCGACGTCGCACGCCGGTGCGACCGATCGCGACGTCTGGGTGTACGGCCCCGGCGAAGTGGACTGGGGAAACAGCACCGATACGCGCGGCGTGCAGCTACAGCTCGATCGAAATTCGTACGAACCCGGAGACCGCGCAACCGTGCTGGTCAAATCGCCGTATGCCGAGGCGGACCTCTATGTCGCCGTCATCCGCCGCGGCACTTTATGGCGGGCATTCGAGCACGTGAACGGAAGCGCGCCGACACTGTCGTTCAATGTCGATTCTGCGATGGTGCCCGGTGCGCAGATCGAAGCAGTGCTGGTTCGGCGCGACAAACCGATTGAGTCATTCAAACCGGGAAGCGTCACAAGTCTCGTGCGATTTGGTAGCGCGACGCTTAACGTCCGCTTGGATCGCCGCTATCTTAAAGTCTCTGTCAAGCCGCAGCTCGACCAGCTGCTGCCGGGCAGCATGCAAACGCTCGAACTGCAATCGAACGATTTTTCCGGCAAGCCCGCGTCAGGCCGGTTCACGGTGGTAGTGGCCGACGAATCGGTCATTCAATTGACCGGTTACCGCCTTCCGGATCTCGTGCAATCAGTGTACGGAGGGTGGCCGGTCAGCGCGGTCGCGGGCGACAACCGGCTCGTGACTGACTTGGTGCAGCCGAAAGCGGCCAAACTCGATCAGCCTTCGCCTCCGATGACGCCGTTCGGCGTGCTCGGGCGGGCCGCCACGGCAGATCAATATGCTGTTCCCGCGATGACGCTCGGGAAAGTCACGGTTGCCAACGGCGGAGCTGCGCAGGGTCCAGCCGCCCCGGTGCGCCTCAATTTCCAGCAGCTTGCATACTTCAACGGCGACGTTCAAACGGATGCGACCGGGCACGCGCAAGTCTCGTTCAAGGTCCCCGACAATCTGACGACCTGGCGCGTGCTTGTCGTAGCCGCAGCGCAGACTCCGAGCGATGATCCAACGAACTTTCGCTTCGGCAACGGCGACGCGACGTTCATCGTCACGAAAGCGCTGCTCGCCAACCCGCTTCTGCCGCAGTTCGCGCGCCCTGGAGACGTCTTTGCAGGCGGGATCGCCACGAACAACACGACGGGAACCGTCGGTACGCTGCTCGTCAACGGCACGCTGACCGGCGATCTGTCGTTCGATACGAACGGTCAGGCCAGCCAGACGGTGAGTGCGCAATTCCCGGCCACCGGCGGAACGCAATCAGTGCGTTATCCGATGCTCGCCGGCGCGATCGGGTCGGCGACCGTCGAGTTCCATATCGCTCTCGGTCCGAACGGCGATGCGTTCCGCGTGCCGTTCACCGTTCGGCCGCTGGACATCACGGAGTCGGTCGTCGAAACGGGAGTAACGGCGGCCGAGGCGGCGATCGGGCTCGACGTCGATCCGGCCGTCAATCCGAACGCCGGGGGCTTGCAGATCACGATGGCCAGCACGTTGCTGCCTGAGATCATCGTTCCGGCGAAGAACACGTTCCTCTTCGAGTACTTGCCGTTCGCCGAACCGCTTTCGAGCAGGATCATGGTAGCCGCCGATCTGCAGCTGCTCGGCAAGAAATACGGACAGACCGCCGTGGGCATCGACCCAGTCGCAGAATCAGCGGCCGATCTCATCGCGCTCCAGAAGCTGCAGCAGATGGACGGCGGCTTTGCCTGGTGGCCGGGCGAGGGTGAGTCGGATCCGCTGCTGACCGGCTATGCTACGCAAGCGCTCGGCCGGGCACAGCAAGCCGGGATCGTTGTGGACGCCGGTATGGTTTCAGCCGCCCGCGGCTATCTCGAGGCGCGCCTCGAAGATCCGGATCCCCGCGGCTTCTGCAACGGCAATGATGCGTGCGTTGAACGAATGCGCTTCGAAGCGATGCTCGGTCTTTCGCAACTCGGCGAGACTTCGGACAAACATCTCGACAGCGTTTACAACGTTCGCGGCGATTTCGACCTGGTGACGCAGATCGAACTAGCGCGCTACATGACGGCATTGCCTGCATGGAAACCAAAAGCCGACGCGATGGCCGCCAAGATCCAGGAACTCGTCTACGAGACCGGGCGTTATGCCGTGCTCAACGTACCTGACGACATGTGGTGGTTCGATTCCATCACGAAAGGTCAGGCCGAGACGGTCCGCCTGTACGTCGCAGAGCGCTACGATCCGGCGATCATCGATCGCATGGTGCGCAGTCTGCTCGCGCTTCGGCGCAAGGGATCGTGGGCGAACACCTACGACGATGCGCAAGCGTTGAACGCGCTCATCGACTATGCTGCGCTCGAACCGGAACCGCCGGCGTTCTCGGCGACGGCAACGCTTGCCGACAAGCAGGTCGCTTATGCACCGTTCCGAGGCTACAAGAATTCGGTGCAGGACAGCTTCGTGCCGATCGCTCAGATGCCGCGCGGCCCGAGCGTGCTGTTGCTGCATAAGGACGGTACAGGCACGCTGCACTACATCGTATCGTACTCGTATCGACTGAGCGGCGCGCAGCCGGGAATCGAAGAGGGATTGCTCGTCACGCGCGACGTGCGCGCTGCGGGCAGCAGCGCCGTCATAACGCACATGGGCTTGGCGAAGCCGTCGAGCGCGACGTCGCTGCCCGCCGCTCGGGTCTACGACATCGGCCTCACGATCGTAGCCGATCATCCCGTGAATCAAGTCGTGATCGTCGATCCGCTGCCCGCGGGCATGGAGGCGGTCGACACGTCATTTGTCACGACGCCGCAATCGCAGACGGCGATGGCGGGTTCGTGGCAGATCGACTATCAGCAGATCCATGCAGATCGTGTGGTCGCGTTTGCAAACTACCTCGCGCCAGGCGTCTACACGATGCACTATCTCGCCCGGACGGTCACGCCCGGTTCCTACGAATGGCCTGGGACCCAAGCCTTCTTGGAATATGCGCCCGACGAGTTCGGCCGCTCGTCGTCTTCGTCGCTGACGGTAACGCCATAGATGTGGGGCGGGCATCTATGGCCCGCCGGCGGACCGTAAAGGTCCGCCCTACATCGGCCGTTCACATGTCCGAAGGGGCCGACGCTAGTCGGCCCGCGTTATGTTTGCCGGGCCGACTAGCGTCGGCCCCTTCAGAGAGTCGATGAGTCCCCGCCGAAAAATCAGGCCATCTTCAAATCACATGAAGTAGGGCAAGCGGCGGGAGTCCGCGTAGCAGGTAAGCGTGTCGAAAAATGCGCCGTCGCGCGCACGCAAATGGTGGTTCGGGCTCCCAGGAGCTCGCGTGCTTCGGGCTGCGCTTCGGCAACTGCGCATCGGCTTGCGCGACACGGAGCTTCGCGACCGGTTGCCCGACGCGAGCATCGGCGAAGGGGTCGTCGTTCGCGGCATCGATCGTCTGACGGCCGGCAAGGGCCTCATCCTCGATCACCGGGCGTACATCAATTGCCGCGGCGGTGAGTGGAACGATCGCGGCGGCTATGTGAAGATCGGCGACAACAGCGAGATCGGCCCGTATTGCGCGCTCTGGGGAGCGGGCGGCATCACCATCGGCAACAACGTGCACCTCGGGTCGCACGTGAGCATCAGTGCGCACGAAGGCCGTCAGGTGAAACCCGACGACGTCGACGTGTGGAAACCGCTCGATTTTGAATTCGCCCCGGTCGTGATCGAAGATCACGTGCTCGTCTGTTCAGGGACTTCGATTGCACCCGGCGTTCGGATAGGCCATCACTCGATCATCGGCTGCGGCTCTGCCGTGGTGAAGGACATACCGCCGTACTCGGTCGCAGCAGGCGCGCCCGCTCGAGTGATACGCTCGAGCGTCGCGCCCGCGACGAGTGCGATTACTGCTTAGGGATAACCGACCGGGAACAGATAGGTGGGCGGCGGTCCAGGCAGCGGTGTTCCGACCTCGATCGTGATCTGCATGAACGGCGCCAGCGCGATCTGCGACGGGTCGCCCGTGTACGTCTGCCCGTTGACGATGATCAGCTGCGGTCCGGTGAAGCCGGCGACGTCGGTCGCGTTCAGCGGTTGGCCCCAGATGTCGAACACGTTGCCGAGCGTGAACGATCCGTTGCCGACCTTCGGCTCCATGTGGATGATGCCCGTCTCATCGTGCGTGTGCAAGAAGTACAGACACGACTGATGGTAGATGAAGTTGTTGTGATCCGGGTTCTTCATGCCGATGCCGCGCGGGAGCGCGATCTGCACGCCGTTGTTGAACAGGCTCAGGTGCACATGGTGATGGCCCGGGCCGCCGACATGCAGCAGGCAATTGAAGCCGTCGACTGCTTTCCCGGCTGAGTTCGCCTCAGGGAAATACTCGGTGCCGACGGTGGTGCCGATCACAAGTTGAATCGGCGTCGGCGACGTGCTCGGTACGGGCGAGGGCGATCCGCTGTCGAGCGGATTGATCTCAGGATCGGTGATCGGCTTCGACGCACCCGTCACCGGAGCCAGCGATGAACTTCCGCCGCTCCCGCCGCATGCGACTAAGCCGAGCGCAAGCGCAACAGGGATGAGCAATGCGTAGGCAACGGTTCGCTTCACTTCAGGCCTTTCGATGCATTGAGAGTAGGGGGTAGCCATAACGGCTGCATCGAGATTGTACCGGAAGGCGAGCGTTGTGGCCTCGGTCTGAAAGTCCCAATTCGGCGGGAGAACTGAAAGAGTGCTACGGGACAGCTACATTGCCGATTGTCTTTAAGAGGATGATCTATCACTTCTACAATGGTTCATATGGCATGCCGTTCCGCGCCCTTGCGACGGCCTATAGCGGCGCACATGGCGTTGCCATAACCACGGTCACGTCGACGAAGAAGACCGGCCGACCAAACGGCCTTGTCCATTTGCTGCGGTCCGTGCGGCGGGCGATCGACGGAACGCCCGCCGTCGGTATCCGCACCGACGGCCCCGCGCCGTTAGAAGAGATCGCGGTCGCCGACGTCAACGCCCCGGCCTTTCTCGATAGAATCCAACCGGGGGACGTCGGGATCATCACCGGCTTCAACCAGATATTCTCAGCTGCCGCGATCGCGAAATTTTCGTCGCTCGTGAATTTCCATGCATCGTTGCTGCCTTACTATCGCGGCCCGACGCCGGCGCACTGGTGTCTGCAAAACGGCGAGCGTAATACCGGTTTCACCATCCACGACGTGTCAGAGCAGATCGACGCAGGCAAGATCCTCTATCAAGAGATCGTTCCCGTCGACGGCATCGTCGAACCGAGGCTGCTGATGCTGCGCATCGCGGAAAAAGCAGGTCCGGCTTTTGTGCGTTATTTGGATCACGTGCGCACCGGCGAACCGTTTGCGACACAGGTGGTCGACGCCGGCTCCGTTTACAAGACGAAAGTCAACTATCGGTCTTTCGCAGACCGATCCTAATGCGGCAGCCAAGCCTCAGGTTTGGCCAGCATCCGCTTAATGGTGTGCGGAAGTTCGCCTTCGGCGATATCCGCGATCGTCACCGACTCGAGCACGTTGCGCAACGCGGCGCGTACCGCGATCCACACGTCGCGAAGCGGTTCGGCTTTGCCCTTGTAGCCGATCGTCTCCGGCCGTTCGCCGCGAACGTTCGCCAGCGGGCCTTCGACGACGCGGATGACGTCTGCAAGCGTGATGTCGGCCGCAGGCTTGGCAAGGCCATAACCGCCTTCGAAGCCGCGCTGCGCGCGCACTAAACCGCCGTACTTAAGATCCAACAGGATGTTCTCGAGCAACTTCAGCGGGATCGCCTGGGACGTGGCGATGCGAGCGCCTTTCACGAGTTGCGGCGCTCCGACCGCGAGCTCGACCATGGCGCGCAAAGCGTAGTCGACCCGTGCTGTGACGTGCATCGCCCCTATGCTTGTCCGAGTGTGGGCCCGGTTCCCACTAGCCAGCATTGCCGAGCATCGCGTGTGACGACAGATCCGAATGAAAGCGCGTCTCGCGGCTTGAGCGGACGAAGACGATCTGCCCGAGCCGCAGTTCCAGCCGGTCGACTTCGTCGCGCGTCATCTGCGCCCACGCGCCGCGCCCGTCGGCGAGCATCAAGTCGACGCGTACTTCGAATCCCAAGTGGACGATGCGCTGCACCATCGCCTCGAGCGACGACTCCGCCGGATCGCGATGCACGTCGATATCGTGCGGGCGGACAAACGCGTCGCCCAACTGCGTGATCGGGCCGATGAACGACATCACGAACGGATTTGCGGGCCGCTCGTAGAGTTCGCGCGGCGTTCCCGTCTGTTCGACGTGGCCGCGATTGATGAGGACGATACGGTCTGCGATCTCCATCGC comes from Candidatus Eremiobacteraceae bacterium and encodes:
- a CDS encoding formyltransferase family protein — encoded protein: MIYHFYNGSYGMPFRALATAYSGAHGVAITTVTSTKKTGRPNGLVHLLRSVRRAIDGTPAVGIRTDGPAPLEEIAVADVNAPAFLDRIQPGDVGIITGFNQIFSAAAIAKFSSLVNFHASLLPYYRGPTPAHWCLQNGERNTGFTIHDVSEQIDAGKILYQEIVPVDGIVEPRLLMLRIAEKAGPAFVRYLDHVRTGEPFATQVVDAGSVYKTKVNYRSFADRS
- a CDS encoding Ig-like domain-containing protein, with the translated sequence MIGRPKKAAVNIVIGIAAAIALSGAAGSRPSGETGGPHPYPAVAALPAPSLPPWIVQLSPTQQADPLAQIRVRFNAPVIPLEEIESAQTQAALSHFTITPKLPGTWRFVTPRMVIFEVNRSMPLATRVRVTLTAGLTDLDGDRLARDLSWTFNTEPMSVSTPDPGPYSLHPDLYIGTSALADLDSLRRRVRMVNERSGAEIAITVEPQPSSSPTLPRPYLSRIIQPQEQFQATDEGGTYDVKPKSALAKDTAYRLIIAPGIWPAFGNLPSSVRYVARVRTFSPLALEWSGYNGGASDRYRATQRFAQGTPAVRFNNAVDPDSARRAIQILPAPTPRHGTSDAFEFGGQNITLDPWALKPATKYTVTIGAGLKDVWGQTLGKAITLTFTTSDIAADFSTIAGWRVYPATLGFKLPANVISLPNDAYQDSFNPLAATTLVYAMYDGMPMYDWNNPGVSPRGLPSIMTWPDLTAAGSRNTQTALDLDLSRHLGSQYGVLAYGMSAKIPGTLYDMPDSRVVTFGRINVTNLGAFVQIMPGEAIALVHRLSDGAPVAGARVDLYIRRNSMTAKPPTPCATFLTDGDGVGRIDARYARRCAPWHDVQRGEESWGPAMLAVVRAGSDWTVADLGTGEYGSDPFNFGWDSQPIRSLGSLFSDRGLYQPGEKASFEGYAFYLQDGALHRDEGTRYALQLRYPDGTTHDLGNRTTDDFGMFAVDTVVPASADVGNYTLTATSPAGVALTCDITVAEFKAPNFKVELSVDKPIVVAGGTVTAAGQSDYLFGQPVDGARTSLNVTRSQTQFVPHGWETAPYSWGPQYYPMPAPTPSNGVLATTGTTNALGAMLQTIRVANDLPFPMSYNAELTVSDASNLAVAAHVSFDALPTPIQIGMNADYLVAAGKPMRVAIVATDIAGTQLAGRSVRVTLSKIAWDKNDRAYLVSGPEARITTPATQSAQAQLIPKSPGWYRLSANIEGATSHAGATDRDVWVYGPGEVDWGNSTDTRGVQLQLDRNSYEPGDRATVLVKSPYAEADLYVAVIRRGTLWRAFEHVNGSAPTLSFNVDSAMVPGAQIEAVLVRRDKPIESFKPGSVTSLVRFGSATLNVRLDRRYLKVSVKPQLDQLLPGSMQTLELQSNDFSGKPASGRFTVVVADESVIQLTGYRLPDLVQSVYGGWPVSAVAGDNRLVTDLVQPKAAKLDQPSPPMTPFGVLGRAATADQYAVPAMTLGKVTVANGGAAQGPAAPVRLNFQQLAYFNGDVQTDATGHAQVSFKVPDNLTTWRVLVVAAAQTPSDDPTNFRFGNGDATFIVTKALLANPLLPQFARPGDVFAGGIATNNTTGTVGTLLVNGTLTGDLSFDTNGQASQTVSAQFPATGGTQSVRYPMLAGAIGSATVEFHIALGPNGDAFRVPFTVRPLDITESVVETGVTAAEAAIGLDVDPAVNPNAGGLQITMASTLLPEIIVPAKNTFLFEYLPFAEPLSSRIMVAADLQLLGKKYGQTAVGIDPVAESAADLIALQKLQQMDGGFAWWPGEGESDPLLTGYATQALGRAQQAGIVVDAGMVSAARGYLEARLEDPDPRGFCNGNDACVERMRFEAMLGLSQLGETSDKHLDSVYNVRGDFDLVTQIELARYMTALPAWKPKADAMAAKIQELVYETGRYAVLNVPDDMWWFDSITKGQAETVRLYVAERYDPAIIDRMVRSLLALRRKGSWANTYDDAQALNALIDYAALEPEPPAFSATATLADKQVAYAPFRGYKNSVQDSFVPIAQMPRGPSVLLLHKDGTGTLHYIVSYSYRLSGAQPGIEEGLLVTRDVRAAGSSAVITHMGLAKPSSATSLPAARVYDIGLTIVADHPVNQVVIVDPLPAGMEAVDTSFVTTPQSQTAMAGSWQIDYQQIHADRVVAFANYLAPGVYTMHYLARTVTPGSYEWPGTQAFLEYAPDEFGRSSSSSLTVTP
- a CDS encoding acyltransferase encodes the protein MLRAALRQLRIGLRDTELRDRLPDASIGEGVVVRGIDRLTAGKGLILDHRAYINCRGGEWNDRGGYVKIGDNSEIGPYCALWGAGGITIGNNVHLGSHVSISAHEGRQVKPDDVDVWKPLDFEFAPVVIEDHVLVCSGTSIAPGVRIGHHSIIGCGSAVVKDIPPYSVAAGAPARVIRSSVAPATSAITA
- a CDS encoding Rrf2 family transcriptional regulator: MHVTARVDYALRAMVELAVGAPQLVKGARIATSQAIPLKLLENILLDLKYGGLVRAQRGFEGGYGLAKPAADITLADVIRVVEGPLANVRGERPETIGYKGKAEPLRDVWIAVRAALRNVLESVTIADIAEGELPHTIKRMLAKPEAWLPH